A single region of the Nitrosomonas sp. Is79A3 genome encodes:
- a CDS encoding MBL fold metallo-hydrolase has protein sequence MSLPLVIDYEHGISSIDAQFHRPRRAAIHLIVEKGAAALVDTGTSFSIPGVIESLKQKNIAIEDVAYIILTHIHLDHAGGASECMRFFPNAKLVVHPRGASHMANPARLVAGAMGVYGETEFRRVYGEICPIDANRIIEAPDESRIDLNGRSLLFLDTPGHARHHNCIYDERSQSFFTGDTFGVSYREFDVNGLEFVFPTTSPVQFDPVAAHASIDRVMGYQPRYAYLTHYSQIANLAHHAESMHYLIDAHVEIAQAAKHDETNRQAVISNALSKLLLQRLSEHGCRLPRAEIDELLSSDIRLNTQGLIHWLDHPAERFKRL, from the coding sequence ATGTCATTACCACTTGTAATAGATTATGAACACGGCATCAGTTCCATCGATGCACAATTTCACCGTCCCCGGCGGGCAGCTATTCATCTCATCGTTGAAAAAGGTGCAGCCGCACTGGTTGATACCGGCACGTCCTTTTCCATTCCTGGTGTCATCGAATCACTTAAGCAAAAGAATATTGCCATTGAAGACGTTGCTTATATCATATTGACGCATATTCATCTTGATCATGCCGGCGGCGCCAGTGAATGTATGCGTTTCTTCCCTAATGCCAAATTGGTTGTTCATCCGCGTGGTGCAAGTCATATGGCTAATCCCGCGCGGCTGGTCGCTGGTGCAATGGGCGTCTATGGGGAAACGGAATTTAGGCGCGTGTATGGTGAGATTTGTCCGATTGATGCGAACCGGATTATTGAAGCGCCCGATGAAAGCCGAATCGATCTCAATGGCCGCTCATTGCTCTTTCTCGACACGCCTGGCCATGCACGCCATCATAATTGTATTTATGATGAACGCAGCCAGTCTTTTTTTACGGGTGATACGTTCGGTGTTTCGTACCGGGAATTCGATGTCAATGGATTGGAATTCGTATTTCCGACCACCTCACCGGTGCAATTTGATCCGGTAGCAGCGCATGCTTCAATCGATCGCGTCATGGGCTATCAACCGCGCTATGCTTATTTGACACACTATAGTCAGATAGCTAACTTAGCACACCATGCAGAATCGATGCATTACTTGATTGACGCGCATGTGGAAATCGCTCAGGCTGCAAAACATGATGAAACGAATCGACAAGCGGTTATTTCAAATGCTTTGAGTAAGTTATTGTTACAAAGATTATCAGAACATGGCTGTCGATTACCGCGAGCAGAAATTGATGAGCTCCTGAGCTCGGATATCCGGCTGAATACACAAGGATTGATTCATTGGCTAGATCATCCGGCAGAGCGATTCAAACGTCTATAG